In Clupea harengus chromosome 12, Ch_v2.0.2, whole genome shotgun sequence, the sequence CAGTCTGTCTACTGTTGGAACTAGAGGGGGAAGCGGTGAGCATAGCAGCCTAGACAAAATATTACCCATAAAGGTAGTGCCCACCATGTGTAATCACATGCAATCCATTTGTGAAAGATCTAGCTTTAACGCATCACAACTGTCAAGTCAATCAGGGTTTACTCTGAAAGCACCCAAAGATCACCTTATTGTTCAACTTGCCGTATAATTGCATAGCAGTATATGGAAGAACTATACCATCACAACAAACCAAATGCACCTGCTTACTAGCAGTAGATGgatttccatccaactcatcaGCATATGTAAAGTGCATTCAGCTAAAAGAAACGCGAGTACGCGTCTCCATCGGCTGCGTTGAGTTAAAAGCAAACACTCTTAAAACAAGAGATCACTAGGTCAAAATACTGAGTGACAAATTTCATTAAGTTCAACAAATACTTGCTACCACCACTAGTTTAGCAGTGCAAAAAGCCAGAAACGGGGAATAAGATCTCACTATGCACTGTGGCACTCAGATTCAGGTGAATGTaaagtgcgctataaattaaatgaattattattaggAGTGTCCTTTTCGCATCAGTATCAACACAGACTGAGCAATATCAGAAGCACTCTTCATTGGAAAACAGAGAAAATCATCTGAGGTGCTAAGCTCACAAGGgtagatttatttattaatgaacTGGGCCTTATAAATGTCCAACTTAACTCCTCAACACAAGCAGGGAGAGCATAGGCCTACAACAGACCACCAAAGTGCCTGAGACAAGGGCATCTTCCAGAACCTATGAACACTCCTACCTTCAGCTCAGCGTTGCTCTCAGCGTTCTTCAGCATGTGCAGAAGGAACTCTGCGCTTTTCTTGGGCCAGCGACCCTGAGTCCAGCCATGCTGCTTAGCCTGAAGGAACCAGAAGCACATGTGTCAGAAACACTCACGATAAAACCCACAAATAACAGCACCAGGTGTTGGGACAGGTTGCTCAGATAGgtacagtgttgttttcatgatTAATTCCAAAGGTGTCCTAAGATTGTCATCATTGCAACAGGGTCACCATGTGCAGAGTGGTTTGTGGCAAGGGCAACTACTAGTTGGTTTAAATGAACCAACATTTAGTGTCTTGTCCTGATACACATAAACATGACCATTGTCTCACCTGGGCACACCTGCCAACACCACCATTGTAGCGACGGAAGGGGACACACTGGTGCTTGATGACGACATCCTTCAGGTACTTGGTGGCCTTGCGGATGTGCATGCCTTTGATGGCCTGAGCAGTCTCACGGGTGTTCTAGCAGAATTAAAGATCAGAGAGACATGTTAAACCCTGACAACGCAGAAGCAGTCAATCTGTAGTGCATTGCACCAAAGTACACAATACCCCTCGACTTCCCCAGGTTGCTCAGATAGGTAcggttttgttttcatgttaaATTCCAAAGGTGTCCTAAGATTGTCATCATTGCAACCTGGGTGATCTCAGCTATTGGTCATGTCATGATACTAATGGACAAGAAAGCGCCCCGGTACACAAAACTGAAGACCACTACTACATACTATAACGCACATCTCAGATCAAGCAGTTGTGTGtgcaaaaataaacaatatgCTTACCTTGAAGTGAACGCGGAGATTGGAACCCCTGGACTTGCATGCTTTAAATAGAAAACAACAATCAGGTTAGACAAGCAAGACATTTGTTAAGACATGTCTTCCAGTCTTCATGTAGCTTAGAACATTCAACTTACACTTTGTTGGATTCTCGGGGTCAAGCGAGTAGCGGACCATCTTCGGAGGTCTAGAATaaacaagaacaagaaaaatAAGAGGGTCTGTGTAGCAAGAAAACACCTCAATTAAAACTCGACATGAATCGCAATCAGGGCATGATGACGAGGCTAACTAGTAAATGCTAGCTTTTGTTAGCTAACATTACTTTGCAGCATACCGCAGCTAACGAGTTAGCCAGCTAGGTAGCAAACAGAGCAAAGACGAACTATAATGACTCGTTGTTGTGAACGTATGAGAGTGAAATGAAGTCAATGTGTTTTATGAGATCAGACGAGATGAATAAAGCAATAGGCAACTAGCGTACTCGGCCTTAAAGACTAGCAAAATGGGGTTCTGTTTAGACGGCGACATGCAATAGGAAGACACATAGAAATCTTCACAAAATTCACGTTATACGACTAAATAATATcctgaacaacaacaacgtGATGTATACAAGCCATGTTAGTGTTTTCATAGTATTCTACAACTGGATGGCTACGATTTTTATAAGATTATTCGATCATTCAAACTCCACAGTTTGTGTGGCTTTACTTACATTCTCAGGCCgcggaggggaagaggaagtagAGAGCATTCTGGGAGTTAAAGTCGTCAACAACGTCTCGCGAGAACCATTCCAGCCTAGATCTCGCTAGTtgcttcttcatcttcttcggATCAGTTTGAATGCACAGTGCATCACCGCATCTCGCTAGCTTTGCAAGTATGTCCTTTTTAGCatctagagcaggggtgtcaaactcaaatacacagagggccgGACATAATCAATATTTATTCGGGGGAAAAAAGTTATATTATATTGTTTCATATGTAAAgaacttaagtttaacataggcctattgaATCTGGGACAAGCAGCCTAAAGCGTAGGCCTATTAGTCTGCTAAATCACACTGTAAAAGTAAATGTAGttataaacacagagatcagatttttaaataaaataaacatctgtGGCATTCATTTCTTATGCCTCTCTTTCTGCCGCTTTACCAGATTAATTTGCAATGACATTTTTCATGACAACAACA encodes:
- the rpl17 gene encoding 60S ribosomal protein L17 is translated as MVRYSLDPENPTKSCKSRGSNLRVHFKNTRETAQAIKGMHIRKATKYLKDVVIKHQCVPFRRYNGGVGRCAQAKQHGWTQGRWPKKSAEFLLHMLKNAESNAELKGLDVDSLVIEHIQVNKAPKMRRRTYRAHGRINPYMSSPCHIEMILTEKEQIVPKPEEEVTQKKKVSQKKLKKQKLMARE